A single Drechmeria coniospora strain ARSEF 6962 chromosome 03, whole genome shotgun sequence DNA region contains:
- a CDS encoding putative DEAD box protein → MSNVKRRKTTHDGAGKKRMTETAASPVSTEESATVDGLTEDAPPPANSPSEDSASEDASEGSRKTFKDLGIVDSLCEACAALGYKFPTPIQEKSIPVALQDRDIIGLAETGSGKTAAFALPMLQALLDKPQPLFGLVLAPTRELAAQIGQQFEALGSIISLRCAVIVGGLDMVPQSIALGKKPHVIVATPGRLVDHLEKTKGFSLRTLKYLVMDEADRLLDMDFGPAIDRLLKFIPRERRTYLFSATMSSRIESLQRASLRDPVKVSISSNKYQTVSTLLQHYVFIPQVRKDTYLIYLVNEFAGKSTIIFTRTVFETQRVAILLRTLGFGAIPLHGQLSQSSRLGALNKFRAGTRDILVATDVAARGLDIPKVDVVLNFDLPQDSKTYIHRVGRTARAGKSGIALSLVSQYDVEIFQRIEAAMGKKLDAFPTEKEEVMTFQSRVEEAQRHVRTEMKALTESRENRGRTGRPGRGRDKRRRDDQDREEG, encoded by the exons ATGAGCAACGTCAAGAGGAGAAAGACGACGCATGATGGGGCCGGGAAGAAACGCatgacggagacggcggcgtcgccggtcTCGACGGAAGAATCGGCGACGGTTGATGGCCTCACCGAGGatgctcctcctccagcgAACTCCCCCTCCGAAGACTCGGCCTCCGAAGACGCGTCCGAGGGATCTCGCAAGACGTTCAAGGATCTG GGAATCGTCGACTCGCTCTGTGAGGCCTGCGCCGCGCTCGGCTACAAGTTCCCGACGCCGATCCAGGAAAAGTCGATCCCCGTGGCGCTGCAGGACCGCGACATCATCGGTCTTGCCGAGACGGGTAGCGGAAAGACAGCGGCGTTCGCCCTGCCCATGCTGCAGGCCCTTCTCGACAAGCCGCAGCCGctcttcggcctcgtcttGGCACCGAcgcgcgagctcgccgcccagaTCGGGCAGCAGTTTGAAGCCCTGGGCTCGATCATCTCCCTCCGctgcgccgtcatcgtcggtggCTTGGACATGGTCCCTCAGTCGATCGCGCTCGGTAAGAAGCCGcacgtcatcgtcgccacccccggccgcctcgtcgaccaccTCGAGAAGACCAAGGGCTTCTCCCTCCGCACGCTCAAGTACCTCgtcatggacgaggccgaccgGCTGCTCGACATGGACTTCGGACCGGCCATCGACCGGCTGCTCAAATTCATCCCGCGCGAGCGTCGCACCTACCTCTTCTCCGCCACCATGAGCTCGAGGATCGAGAGCCTGCAGCGGGCGAGCCTGAGGGACCCGGTCAAGGTCAGCATCAGCTCCAACAAGTACCAGACTGTCTCGACCCTCCTGCAGCACTACGTCTTCATCCCCCAGGTCCGGAAGGACACCTATCTCATCTATCTCGTCAACGAGTTCGCCGGCAAGTCGACCATCATCTTTACCCGCACCGTCTTCGAAACCCAGCGGGTAGCCATCCTGCTGCGCACCCTAGGCTTCGGCGCCATCCCGCTGCATGGACAGCTTTCCCAGTCCTCGCGACTGGGCGCTCTCAACAAGTTCCGAGCGGGCACGCGCGACATCCTCGTGGcgaccgacgtcgccgctcgcggcctcgacattcccaaggtcgacgtcgtcctcaaCTTTGACCTACCGCAAGACTCCAAGACGTACATCCACCGTGTTGGCCGTACGGCACGTGCCGGCAAGTCGGGCATCGCCCTCAGCTTAGTCAGCCAGTACGACGTCGAGATTTTCCAACGCATCGAAGCGGCCATGGGCAAGAAGCTGGACGCGTTCCCGACGGAAAAGGAAGAGGTCATGACCTTCCAGAGCAGAGTAGAGGAGGCCCAGCGGCATGTGAGGACGGAGATGAAGGCCTTGACGGAGAGCCGTGAGAATCGCGGCAGGACCGGCAGGCCGGGCCGGGGTCGTGACAAGCGACGGAGAGATGATCAGGACAGGGAGGAAGGCTGA
- a CDS encoding budding site selection protein, with protein sequence MVAPGVPDLTEEVLHESIDARTESLGALRELGPPDLVHLLKQSVRNPGRQTGVYHHVTGVDASSSASLAAYINTLTYKDNGPNSTAKIVEGLYCCYNAFSRLDMRVHVSIPGTVESYCVDERGEKRKASDDLWLETYLCSVLRAYSYADDGSGDTIRRIVGRPLRLSGRPHSLTIAGWQLGSDSVVQVPTNVSNHLTTGLLKYLETTGRYASGINLFEKLRTQSIEVSSLLSKVLFMGNEEVSGVKTLYNSLQEMPMDYVMLDTQAEFLLMKAQSAETGEIKDERLKMALGCADRSTIAAPSEFGTWARLAQVYLAMEDWENALTTLNSCPMFTYQDKDTPLMPEPKEVFLPILPETRLDELDSEQDSRFSEQVDSSLLGLRAAAYRGTFKQAYSILTEMTAKIGWDQLLKIRSNVFVMEDEYRTERQDSTLAPPRRSPSLDGLRGTPEPTTNGDGPTGEGAGKADDVAVEPASRSNDEMNGDGKSEEGKGDEGNGEEGHGEEGHGEEGHGEEGHGEEGHGEEGHGEEGHGEEGRGDGGDDEDGNGMSKGKGNGKNKGNGKRNGKGKGKGKNKGKGNGKSNGNGKSNGVEKPSNMIDPQEVKAEAEQVSTPLSVILPILSVPNSSQSATSDEHLSKLNTKRLCERWLDSLFMVLYEDLRVYTIWRTQMAQYRAQQMQYKKSAEEWEILGALAERLQHMDEAVEAYRACLSLRFSPKALAGVLRVFEKTKSTREAVSAVIRLVTWQYRWYSEFSPELLHTVRTLIEDEGAVKVRSIIQATSLPQNVLDLTHHYAALCATFRSSGTDG encoded by the exons ATGGTCGCGCCAGGTGTGCCAGA CCTCACGGAGGAGGTTCTCCACGAGTCGATCGATGCTCGGACCGAATCGCTGGGCGCGCTGCGGGAGCTCGGTCCTCCCGATCTCGTCCATCTCCTGAAGCAAAGCGTGCGCAACCCAGGAAGACAG ACCGGGGTCTACCATCACGTCACCGGTGTCGACGCATCTTCCTCGGCAAGCCTCGCGGCGTACATCAACACCCTCACCTACAAGGACAACGGGCCCAactcgacggccaagatcGTCGAGGGCCTCTACTG CTGCTATAATGCATTCTCACGGCTGGACATGCGCGTTCACGTGTCCATCCCGGGAACGGTGGAGAGCTACTGCGTCGACGAACGAGGGGAGAAACGCAAGGCGTCGGATGACCTTTGGCTTGAGACGTATCTCTGCAGCGTCCTGAGGGCGTACTcgtacgccgacgacggtagCGGCGACACGATtcgccgcatcgtcggc CGCCCGCTTCGACTTTCGGGCCGACCACACTCGCTGACCATCGCAGGCTGGCAACTGGGATCCGACTCCGTCGTGCAGGTGCCGACGAACGTGTCGAATCATCTAACGACGGGCCTGCTAAAGTACCtcgagacgacgggccgGTACGCGTCCGGCATCAATCTGTTCGAGAAGCTCCGTACCCAGAGCATCGAGGTTTCCTCCCTCCTGTCCAAGGTCTTGTTCATGGGCAACGAGGAGGTGTCGGGGGTCAAGACGCTCTACAATTCGCTTCAGGAGATGCCCATGGACTACGTCATGCTCGACACACAGGCCGAGTTTCTCCTCATGAAGGCGCAGAGCGCGGAGACGGGGGAAATCAAGGATGAGAGGCTCAAGATGGCACTCGGCTGCGCCGACCGCAGCACCATCGCGGCGCCGAGCGAGTTCGGCACGTGGGCTAGGCTGGCCCAGGTCTACCTCGCGATGGAAGACTGGGAGAATGCGCTGACGACGCTCAACTCGTGTCCGATGTTCACCTACCAGGACAAGGACACGCCCCTGATGCCGGAGCCGAAGGAGGTGTTTCTGCCGATTTTGCCAGAGACGAGGCTGGACGAACTCGACAGCGAGCAGGACTCGAGATTCTCCGAGCAGGTCGACTCGAGCCTGCTCGGCCTTCGGGCGGCAGCCTATCGGGGCACCTTCAAACAGGCGTACAGCATCCTGACGGAGATGACCGCCAAGATCGGATGGGACCAGCTACTCAAGATTCGCAGCAACGTCTTCGTCATGGAGGACGAATACAGAACGGAGAGGCAAGACTCGACACTCGCGCCCCCGAGACGGAGCCCCAGCCTCGACGGGTTGCGAGGGACACCAGAACCGACAACAAACGGCGACGGGCCAACGGGCGAGGGTGCGGGAAaagccgacgacgttgccgtcgagccggcTTCCCGCTCCAATGACGAGATGAATGGCGACGGCAAGAGCGAGGAGGGCAAGGGTGACGAGggcaacggcgaggagggccacggcgaggagggccacggcgaggagggccacggcgaggagggccacggcgaggagggccacggcgaggagggccacGGTGAGGAGGgccacggcgaggagggccgcggcgacggaggtGATGATGAGGACGGCAACGGTATGagcaagggcaagggcaaCGGTAAGAACAAGGGCAACGGAAAGAGAAAtggcaagggcaagggcaaAGGCAAAAACAAGGGCAAGGGTAACGGTAaaagcaacggcaacggtaAGAGCAACGGAGTGGAGAAGCCGTCAAACATGATTGATCCGCAGGAAGTCAAGGCGGAAGCCGAACAAGTGAGCACGCCACTATCAGTCATTCTCCCGATCCTGTCGGTCCCTAACAGTTCGCAGAGCGCCACCAGCGACGAACACCTGTCTAAGCTCAACACGAAGCGGCTGTGCGAGAGGTGGCTGGACAGCCTGTTCATGGTGCTCTACGAAGACTTGCGCGTCTACACGATTTGGCGAACGCAGATGGCGCAGTACCGGGCGCAGCAGATGCAGTACAAGAAGTCGGCGGAGGAGTGGGAGATTCTGGGCGCTCTGGCGGAGCGACTGCAGCacatggacgaggcggtcgaggcgTATCGGGCCTGCCTGTCGCTGCGCTTCAGCCCGAAGGCGCTGGCGGGTGTGCTACGGGTGTTTGAGAAGACGAAGAGCACGCGGGAGGCGGTTTCGGCGGTGATCCGGCTCGTGACGTGGCAATACCGCTGGTATAGCGAGTTCAGCCCGGAGCTGCTGCACACGGTGCGGACGCTgatcgaggacgagggcgccgtcaAGGTGAGGAGCATCATCCAGGCAACGAGCCTGCCGCAAAACGTGCTGGACCTGACGCACCACTACGCCGCTCTGTGCGCGACATTTCGAAGCAGCGGAACCGACGGCTAG
- a CDS encoding pyruvate dehydrogenase, which produces MFRVAAHSVRLATKGWPTTRRRLASTTSTQLQPSRTPAWAAGVLFAGVSGYYFGKGAKKHDGGSIVGPIAATGTDGMVPGMPPTMSEDDIPAESPVKVLDLKESNEKIRHQSHSFVFDSQDGNTGRADVVRVSSNHPVEDEWALAVAEGLGGGKALYAGVYDGHAGWATSAILKESLIPFVSTALRKLSSADGDSLVDGAIKKAFVSLDDRIMRRARSALDGSQDDGSAEAVRALAPAIAGSCALLSIYDPISSTLRTAVTGDSRAVLGSWSSESARFSAHALSEDQTGFNKDECDRLEAEHPGETADMIDPKTGRLMGIAITRAFGDHRWKWPNDVVSAAQLRFFAYGPRAKSKSPPYMTARPEVTTRKVAADDFVILASDGLWDVISNDDAVACIQRWLAAKKAGRAETVTPAPSKFAVGEDGYASWKATPEMFAIEDLDSAAVCLVKNALGGRRRAMFCGAMTAYAPVSRYVRDDMTVQVIFFRDPYKS; this is translated from the exons ATGTTTCGAGTCGCTGCGCACTCGGTCCGTCTCGCCACCAAAgggtggccgacgacgaggcgacggctcgcatcgacgacctcgacgcaaCTCCAACCCTCTAGAACGCCGGCATGGGCCGCCGGTGTTCTCTTTGCGGGGGTATCGGGCTATTACTTTGGCAAGGGTGCCAAAAAGCATGACGGCGGCAGTATCGTCGGCCCCATCGCCGCAACAGGAACCGACGGTATGGTGCCTGGCATGCCTCCGACCATGTCCGAGGACGATATCCCTGCCGAGTCGCCGGTCAAGGTCCTCGACCTCAAAGAGTCAAACGAGAAGATCAGACACCAATCGCACAGCTTTGTCTTTGACAGCCAGGATGGGAACACGGGGCGAGCGGACGTCGTCCGTGTATCGAGCAACCATCCGGTCGAGGATGAGTGGGCtttggccgtcgccgaggggcTTGGGGGCGGCAAGGCTCTGTACGCAGGCGTCTACGATGGCCATGC CGGGtgggccacctcggccatACTCAAGGAATCTCTTATCCCCTTCGTCTCTACCGCTCTCCGTAagctctcctcggccgacggcgacagcctcgtcgatgggGCCATCAAGAAAGCTTTTGTTTCTCTTGACGACCGTATTATGCGCAGGGCCAGAAGCGCGTTGGACGGCAGCCAAGACGATGGCTCCGCAGAAGCTGTACGCGCACTCGCCCCTGCCATCGCTGGCTCTTGCGCCTTGTTGTCCATATACGATCCCATCTCTTCGACCCTTCGCACGGCGGTCACGGGAGATTCGCGCGCCGTCCTGGGCTCGTGGTCCTCCGAGTCCGCTCGCTTCTCCGCTCACGCCCTGAGCGAGGACCAGACGGGCTTCAACAAGGACGAGTGCGACAGGCTCGAGGCGGAGCACCCTGGCGAGACGGCTGACATGATCGACCCCAAAACGGGACGGCTCAtgggcatcgccatcacgAGAGCGTTTGGAGACCACCGCTGGAAGTGGCCCAACGACGTCGTGTCCGCTGCCCAGCTGCGCTTCTTCGCCTACGGACCCCGAGCCAAATCCAAGTCACCGCCCTACATGACGGCCCGACCCGAGGTGACGACGCGCAAagtggcggccgacgacttTGTCATCCTCGCCTCGGACGGGCTCTGGGACGTCATCTccaacgacgacgccgtcgcctgcaTCCAGCGCTGGCTCGCCGCCAAGAAAGCCGGCCGAGCCGAGACTGTCACTCCGGCACCCTCAAagttcgccgtcggcgaggacggctaCGCCAGCTGGAAGGCCACGCCGGAAATGTTTGCTATCGAGGACCTCGAcagcgccgccgtctgcCTGGTCAAGAATGCGCTCGGCGGTCGGAGGCGAGCCATGTTCTGCGGCGCCATGACGGCCTACGCGCCCGTGAGCAGGTATGTGAGGGATGATATGACCGTTCAGGTTATCTTCTTCCGCGATCCGTACAAGTCGTGA
- a CDS encoding hypothetical protein (related to mating protein SSF1), producing the protein MARRRTKKRTHVGANNPQTDSAGHASARDPKSMVIRIGAGEVGASISQLATDVRRVMEPGTASRLKERRANRLKDYVVMCGPLGVTHLMLFSRSEGGNTNLRIAMAPRGPTLHFRVEKYSLCKDVQKVQRHARGGGKEYLTPPLLVMNNFATPGADAKSKVPKHLESLTTTTFRSLFPAVNPQATPLKSIQRVLLLNREKSDEDDGTFIVNFRHYAITTRSAGVSKPLRRIKAAEQFLATKTSRHSKMPNLGKLEDIADYMIGGEEGSGYVSDATSGSEADTDAEVEVLDTAPRKVLSTKARLAAEAKGEEGVEEEEEDAVERRAVKLVELGPRMRLRLTKVEEGLCSGKIMWHEYVHKSAEEVKELEKRWEKRRQEKEARIREQKANVERKKATKASNKKAGEGDGDEEEEEEDDDDDDEYYSDMEMDELDSEGLAGDAEYKVNEKMEEDGEWEEEEKEIGRGR; encoded by the exons ATGGCGCGCAGAAGAACGAAGAAGAGAACGCACGTCGGGGCCAATAACCCGCAGACGGACTCGGCCGGTCATGCATCGGCGCGCGATCCCAAGAGCATGGTGATtcgcatcggcgccggcgaggttgGAGCGAGCATCAGCCAGCTTGCAACCGACGTCCGAAGGGTGATGGAACCCGGCACGGCGAGCCGGTTGAAGGAGCGGAGGGCCAACCGGCTCAAGGACTACGTCGTCATGTGCGGCCCCCTCGGCGTCACCCACCTCATGCTCTTCTCCCGCTCCGAGGGTGGCAACACGAACCTCCGGATCGCCATGGCCCCTCGAGGCCCTACCTTGCATTTCCGGGTCGAAAAGTACTCCCTGTGCAAGGACGTCCAGAAGGTTCAGCGGcacgctcgcggcggcggcaaggagtACCTCACCCCGCCTCTG CTCGTCATGAACAACTTCGCCAcgcccggcgccgatgccaaATCGAAAGTGCCCAAGCACCTCGAATCCCTCACCACGACCACCTTCCGATCTCTCTTCCCCGCCGTCAATCCGCAAGCGACGCCGCTCAAGTCGATCCAGCGAGTCCTGCTGCTGAACCGGGAAaagtcggacgaggatgatggtACCTTCATCGTCAACTTTCGACACTACGCCATCACGACAAGATCGGCTGGCGTTTCCAAACCGCTGCGGCGCATCAAGGCTGCCGAGCAATTCCTCGCCACCAAGACGAGCCGCCACAGCAAGATGCCGAACCTCGGGAAGCTCGAGGACATCGCCGACTACATGATCGGAGGCGAAGAGGGCTCCGGATACGTCTCGGACGCCACCAGCGGCAGCGAGGCCGACACAGACGCCGAGGTTGAGGTCCTCGATACGGCTCCGAGGAAGGTCCTCTCCACCAAGGcgcgcctcgccgccgaggcaaagggcgaggagggcgtcgaggaggaggaggaggatgcggTGGAGAGGCGAGCGGTCAAGctggtcgagctcggcccCCGCATGAGGCTGCGACTGACCAAGGTTGAGGAGGGCCTGTGCTCGGGCAAAATCATGTGGCACGAGTACGTTCACAAGAGCGCCGAAGAAgtcaaggagctcgagaagcGATGGGAGAAGAGGAGGCAGGAAAAGGAAGCCCGCATCCGGGAGCAAAAGGCCAACGTCGAGCGGAAGAAGGCGACCAAGGCTTCGAACAagaaggccggcgagggtgacggcgacgaggaggaggaggaggaggacgacgacgacgacgatgagtACTACAGTGAcatggagatggacgagCTTGACAGCGAGGGCCTAGCAGGCGATGCCGAGTACAAGGTGAACGAGAagatggaggaggacggcgagtgggaggaggaagaaaaggagATTGGGAGGGGCCGTTGA